One window from the genome of Bacillus rossius redtenbacheri isolate Brsri chromosome 10, Brsri_v3, whole genome shotgun sequence encodes:
- the LOC134535676 gene encoding dopamine receptor 2-like has translation MNDSAAPWWPDGGPWSNDSWWNGTPPSGNASSGPREGWDRWSLLLAQDRALLLLLLLLFSVTTVFGNTLVILAVVRERYLHTATNYFVTSLAVADCLVGLVVMPFSAVYEVLEHTWFFGGDWCDVWRSLDVLFSTASILNLCVVSLDRYWAITDPITYPMRMTFRRAGLLIAAVWVCSGAISFPAIAWWRAVRTEEVPAFKCPFTDHLGYLVFSSTISFYLPLFVMVFTYYRIYRAAVVQTRSLKLGSKQVMMGAGELELTLRIHRGGAGGSGGSGDGRPLYHADDLPPDPEESPSQHNGLARNPSARLVAHPHPHHHHHTKTLGKNFSLSRKLAKFAKEKKAAKTLGIVMGVFIVCWLPFFVVNLLSGFCASCIYQEQLVSAVVTWLGWINSSMNPVIYACWSRDFRRSVRAAPSS, from the coding sequence ATGAACGACTCGGCCGCGCCATGGTGGCCGGACGGCGGCCCGTGGTCCAACGACTCGTGGTGGAACGGGACCCCGCCGTCGGGGAACGCCTCGTCGGGCCCGCGCGAGGGATGGGACAGGTGGTCGCTGCTGCTCGCCCAGGACCgggcgctgctgctgctgctgctgctgctgttctCGGTGACGACCGTGTTCGGCAACACGCTCGTCATCCTGGCCGTGGTGCGCGAGCGCTACCTGCACACGGCCACCAACTACTTCGTGACGTCGCTCGCCGTCGCCGACTGCCTCGTCGGCCTCGTCGTCATGCCCTTCTCCGCCGTGTACGAGGTGCTCGAGCACACGTGGTTCTTCGGCGGCGACTGGTGCGACGTGTGGCGCAGCCTCGACGTGCTCTTCAGCACCGCGTCCATCCTGAACCTGTGCGTGGTGTCGCTGGACCGCTACTGGGCCATCACCGACCCCATCACCTACCCCATGCGCATGACGTTCCGCCGCGCCGGCCTGCTGATCGCCGCCGTGTGGGTGTGCTCGGGAGCCATCTCGTTCCCGGCCATCGCGTGGTGGCGCGCCGTGCGCACCGAGGAGGTGCCCGCCTTCAAGTGCCCCTTCACAGACCACCTCGGCTACCTCGTCTTCTCGTCCACCATCTCCTTCTACCTGCCGCTGTTCGTCATGGTGTTCACCTACTACCGCATCTACCGCGCCGCCGTGGTGCAGACGCGCTCCTTGAAGCTGGGCTCGAAGCAGGTGATGATGGGCGCCGGCGAGCTCGAGCTGACCTTGAGGATCCACCGCGGCGGGGCGGGCGGCAGCGGCGGCTCGGGAGACGGCCGGCCCCTGTACCACGCCGACGACCTCCCTCCGGACCCGGAGGAGTCTCCCAGCCAGCACAACGGCCTGGCGCGCAACCCCTCCGCGCGCCTCGTCgcacacccccacccccaccaccaccaccacaccaaGACGCTCGGCAAGAACTTCTCGCTCAGCCGCAAGCTGGCCAAGTTCGCAAAAGAGAAGAAGGCCGCCAAGACGCTGGGCATCGTCATGGGCGTGTTCATCGTGTGCTGGCTGCCCTTCTTCGTGGTGAACCTGCTGTCCGGGTTCTGCGCCAGCTGCATCTACCAGGAGCAGCTGGTGTCGGCCGTTGTCACGTGGCTGGGCTGGATCAACTCCAGCATGAACCCCGTCATCTACGCGTGCTGGAGCCGCGACTTCCGCAGGTCAGTGCGCGCCGCGCCCTCGTCG